In one Nocardia tengchongensis genomic region, the following are encoded:
- a CDS encoding YbaK/EbsC family protein has protein sequence MRRSLPPVASKVSDTLIARGHHGVIITQPTPTPTARDAADAVGVTIGAITKSLVFLLDDDPVLLLVSGAHQVNLSRTGQRLEGTLSRAPADMVQEVTGQPIGGVAPLGHPTNLPTFVDNALAQYRELWAAGGHPNTLFRTTFGELVRITAGLAIDVD, from the coding sequence ATGCGCAGGTCCCTGCCACCGGTCGCGTCGAAGGTTTCCGACACCTTGATCGCGCGCGGCCATCACGGGGTGATCATCACCCAGCCCACGCCCACCCCCACCGCGCGCGATGCCGCCGACGCGGTCGGCGTCACCATCGGGGCCATCACCAAGTCGCTGGTGTTCCTGCTCGACGACGATCCGGTGCTGCTGCTCGTCTCCGGCGCACACCAGGTGAACCTGTCCCGCACCGGGCAGCGCCTGGAGGGCACGCTCAGCCGGGCGCCCGCGGACATGGTGCAGGAGGTGACGGGCCAGCCCATCGGCGGCGTGGCACCGCTCGGCCACCCCACCAATCTGCCCACCTTCGTCGACAACGCCTTGGCGCAGTATCGGGAGCTGTGGGCGGCGGGCGGGCATCCGAACACCCTGTTCCGCACGACCTTCGGGGAGCTGGTGCGAATCACCGCGGGCCTGGCCATCGACGTGGACTGA
- a CDS encoding aminotransferase class V-fold PLP-dependent enzyme codes for MTAFADQTCTPLATVTGCDLQVPLVQGGTTGYANFDYAASAPALKQVTDRVAALLPFYASVHRGAGYASRVSTDCYESARGSVARFLNASDDQVVVFTRNTTDSLNLLAACVPGDTVVLDVEHHANFLPWTRHGRRVVPVADTIEETIQRLVAELCSKPAALLAITGASNVTGELLPLERLAWIAHQCGTRILVDAAQLAPHRRIDLRTTGIDYLAFSGHKAYAPFGAGVLVGRRDWLDAAQPYLAGGGAVRSVTTDGVDWAPAPQRHEAGSPNVLGVAALAAACDALTELDETTVVEHEQYLTHRLRYGLKTVPGVNFLRIWRDSSDAVGIVAFTVGGFEPGQVAAYLSAEHGIGVRDGRFCAHPLLARLGVDAALRASIGLGTTAADVDRLVDAIATLVGHGPAWNYARTEGHWNPVPETRPFGASTEGAAPCGF; via the coding sequence ATGACCGCATTCGCCGACCAGACCTGCACCCCCCTCGCCACCGTGACCGGCTGTGACCTGCAGGTTCCACTGGTCCAGGGCGGGACCACCGGGTACGCCAACTTCGACTACGCCGCCAGCGCCCCCGCGCTGAAGCAGGTCACCGACCGCGTCGCGGCGCTGCTGCCGTTCTACGCCAGCGTGCACCGGGGCGCCGGCTACGCCTCCCGCGTCTCCACCGACTGCTACGAGTCGGCCCGCGGCTCGGTCGCCCGCTTCCTGAACGCGTCCGACGACCAGGTGGTCGTGTTCACCCGCAACACCACCGACTCGCTGAACCTGCTGGCCGCCTGCGTGCCCGGCGACACCGTGGTGCTCGACGTCGAACACCACGCCAACTTCCTGCCCTGGACCCGCCACGGCCGCCGGGTGGTGCCGGTCGCCGACACCATCGAGGAGACCATCCAGCGCCTGGTCGCCGAGCTGTGCTCGAAACCCGCTGCGCTGCTGGCCATCACCGGCGCCTCCAACGTGACCGGCGAACTGCTGCCGCTGGAACGACTCGCTTGGATCGCGCACCAGTGCGGCACCCGCATCCTGGTGGACGCCGCCCAGCTGGCCCCGCACCGCCGCATCGACCTGCGCACCACCGGCATCGACTACCTGGCTTTCTCCGGGCACAAGGCCTACGCCCCGTTCGGCGCGGGCGTCCTGGTCGGCCGCCGGGACTGGCTGGACGCGGCGCAGCCGTACCTGGCCGGGGGCGGCGCGGTCCGCTCGGTCACCACCGACGGCGTCGACTGGGCGCCGGCGCCGCAGCGCCACGAGGCCGGCTCCCCCAACGTGCTCGGCGTGGCCGCGCTGGCCGCCGCCTGCGACGCCCTCACCGAACTCGACGAGACCACCGTCGTCGAGCACGAGCAGTACCTCACCCACCGCCTGCGCTACGGCCTGAAAACCGTTCCGGGCGTGAACTTCCTGCGCATCTGGCGCGACAGCAGCGACGCCGTCGGCATCGTCGCGTTCACCGTCGGCGGCTTCGAACCGGGCCAGGTCGCCGCCTACCTGTCCGCCGAACACGGCATCGGCGTACGCGACGGCCGATTCTGCGCCCACCCGCTGCTCGCCCGGCTCGGCGTGGACGCCGCCCTGCGCGCCAGCATCGGTCTCGGCACCACCGCCGCCGACGTGGACCGTCTCGTCGACGCCATCGCCACCCTGGTCGGGCACGGGCCGGCGTGGAATTACGCCCGCACCGAAGGCCATTGGAATCCGGTCCCCGAGACCCGCCCGTTCGGCGCGTCGACGGAAGGCGCGGCGCCCTGCGGGTTCTGA
- a CDS encoding crotonase/enoyl-CoA hydratase family protein → MTEWKAFEVESKDHIATVTLTGPGKGNAMGPDFWRELPLIFGELDADPDVRAIVLTGSGKHFSYGLDLPAMSPLFGPLLADKALAGPRTDFLKHVRGMQDSVTAVADCVKPVIAAISGWCIGGGLDLIAAADVRLASADAKFSLREAKVAIVADIGSLHRLPGIIGEGHVRELAYTGKDIDVARAEKIGLVNDVYADQEAVLDAAYAMAREIAANPPLVVQGIKDVLDQPKRGKIADGLRYVSTWNSAFLPSEDLTEAIQAVFEKRDPQFKGK, encoded by the coding sequence ATGACCGAATGGAAGGCTTTCGAAGTCGAAAGCAAGGACCACATCGCGACGGTGACACTCACCGGTCCTGGCAAGGGCAATGCCATGGGCCCCGACTTCTGGCGTGAGCTGCCGCTCATCTTCGGCGAACTCGACGCCGACCCCGACGTCCGGGCCATCGTGCTCACCGGCTCGGGCAAGCACTTCTCCTACGGACTGGACCTGCCGGCCATGAGCCCGCTGTTCGGGCCGCTGCTGGCCGACAAGGCCCTGGCCGGCCCGCGCACCGACTTCCTCAAGCACGTGCGCGGCATGCAGGACTCGGTGACAGCTGTCGCCGACTGCGTGAAGCCGGTCATCGCGGCCATCTCCGGCTGGTGCATCGGTGGCGGGCTGGACCTGATCGCCGCCGCCGACGTCCGGCTGGCCAGCGCCGACGCCAAGTTCAGCCTGCGCGAGGCCAAGGTGGCCATCGTCGCCGACATCGGCTCGCTGCACCGGCTACCCGGCATCATCGGCGAAGGTCACGTCCGCGAGCTCGCCTACACCGGCAAGGACATCGACGTGGCCCGCGCCGAGAAGATCGGCCTGGTCAACGACGTGTACGCCGACCAGGAGGCCGTGCTGGACGCCGCCTACGCCATGGCCCGCGAGATCGCGGCCAACCCGCCGCTCGTCGTGCAGGGCATCAAGGACGTGCTGGATCAGCCCAAGCGCGGCAAGATCGCCGACGGGCTGCGCTACGTGTCCACGTGGAACTCGGCGTTCCTGCCGTCGGAGGACCTGACCGAGGCCATCCAGGCCGTCTTCGAGAAGCGCGACCCGCAGTTCAAAGGCAAGTAA
- a CDS encoding flavin reductase family protein has product MTDSPTPGAELHVPDDLSGITAQQYRAAMRHYPAGVTIVTLNSTQGPVGFTATSFASLSAQPPLISFNIAENSSSIEAMLAAESVVVHFLGEHQKHLAQRFSRSAEDRFTDRSLWTTLGSGEPVLHGTPIWVRATVHQLLPIGDHTLIIGLVTQVHDNTEHSPAVGPLVYYNGAYHRAEIAD; this is encoded by the coding sequence GTGACCGATTCTCCGACACCCGGCGCCGAGCTACACGTGCCCGACGACCTGAGCGGCATCACCGCGCAGCAATATCGGGCCGCCATGCGGCACTATCCGGCCGGCGTCACCATCGTCACGCTGAACTCCACACAGGGACCGGTCGGGTTCACCGCGACCTCGTTCGCCTCGCTGTCGGCGCAGCCGCCGCTCATCTCGTTCAACATCGCCGAGAACTCCTCCAGCATCGAGGCCATGCTGGCGGCCGAATCGGTGGTGGTGCATTTCCTGGGCGAACATCAGAAGCATCTGGCGCAGCGGTTCAGCCGCAGCGCCGAGGACCGCTTCACCGACCGGTCGCTGTGGACGACCCTCGGCTCCGGCGAACCCGTCCTGCACGGCACCCCGATCTGGGTCCGCGCCACCGTCCACCAGCTGCTCCCGATCGGCGACCACACCCTGATCATCGGCCTGGTCACCCAGGTGCACGACAACACCGAACACTCCCCCGCGGTCGGCCCGCTGGTCTACTACAACGGCGCCTACCACCGCGCCGAGATCGCCGACTGA
- a CDS encoding DUF2752 domain-containing protein translates to MDITAPVTAAEAEAQPAGSRWLGVGLPLLSGAAVAGGLALLHFRDPHVQGAYGFCPFYELTGYWCPGCGGLRGLHNLTDGRILDAIHSNVLLLPLTLGFLAWWGTWLVRGWRGRAVPPRLPRVLPRSALWVAVAFLVLFTVVRNTPWGTWIAPV, encoded by the coding sequence GTGGACATCACGGCACCAGTCACGGCGGCGGAAGCCGAAGCACAGCCCGCGGGCTCGCGATGGCTCGGCGTCGGGCTACCGCTGCTGAGCGGCGCCGCCGTCGCCGGTGGGCTGGCGCTGCTGCACTTTCGGGACCCGCACGTGCAGGGGGCCTACGGGTTCTGTCCGTTCTACGAGCTCACCGGGTATTGGTGTCCCGGCTGCGGCGGTCTGCGCGGCCTGCACAATCTGACCGACGGCCGGATTCTCGACGCCATCCACTCCAATGTGCTGCTGCTGCCGTTGACGCTCGGCTTCCTCGCCTGGTGGGGCACCTGGCTGGTGCGCGGCTGGCGGGGCCGGGCGGTGCCGCCGCGACTACCGCGGGTGCTGCCCAGGTCGGCGCTGTGGGTGGCGGTGGCCTTCCTCGTCCTGTTCACGGTCGTGCGGAACACACCGTGGGGTACCTGGATCGCGCCCGTCTAG
- a CDS encoding LysE family translocator produces the protein MSFPLLLSFAGLCVLLALTPGPDTFLVLRFSMAGPRPGIAAAVGSAFGGIVWVTVVAAGVAALLEQSATAYRTLKVIGGIYLLYLGIRALMEHRRVRNEAAETEIAVSQGKPASMRSAFAAGLLSCVFNPKVGLFYLAVLPQFLTHVTFANTLTLGAIESTIAAIEMIVLAVAAARAVTLLRRPRIRARLEQASAAILAALGIGTAVSAA, from the coding sequence ATGAGTTTTCCGCTGCTGCTGAGTTTCGCGGGATTGTGCGTGCTGCTCGCGCTCACCCCCGGCCCGGATACCTTTCTGGTGCTTCGATTCTCGATGGCCGGGCCGCGACCGGGGATCGCGGCGGCGGTGGGTTCGGCGTTCGGCGGGATCGTCTGGGTGACGGTGGTGGCGGCCGGGGTGGCCGCGCTGCTGGAGCAGTCGGCCACCGCGTATCGCACGCTCAAGGTGATCGGCGGAATCTACCTGCTGTACCTGGGGATTCGGGCGCTCATGGAGCATCGGCGGGTGCGGAACGAGGCCGCCGAGACGGAAATCGCGGTGTCCCAGGGCAAGCCGGCGTCGATGCGCTCGGCGTTCGCTGCCGGATTGCTGTCCTGTGTCTTCAATCCGAAGGTGGGATTGTTCTACCTCGCGGTGCTCCCGCAGTTCCTGACCCACGTGACGTTCGCGAACACGCTCACGCTCGGCGCGATCGAATCCACCATCGCGGCAATCGAAATGATCGTGCTGGCGGTGGCGGCCGCGCGGGCGGTGACGCTGTTGCGGCGGCCGCGGATCCGGGCGCGGCTGGAGCAGGCGAGTGCGGCGATCCTGGCGGCGCTGGGGATCGGTACCGCGGTGTCGGCGGCCTGA
- a CDS encoding TetR/AcrR family transcriptional regulator, with amino-acid sequence MAVTSARERIILAAEQLIAERGPAVPLRDIAASAEQRNNSAVQYHFGSRDGLIEAVVEHRLVTLEIRRLELLAEQAGTGETNVHDLLEALVIPMLELGERHGIHHYARFLEQIHTHPAVTDAANLASAQRTSVRVIMQQLDRELADLPKRLRLRRLRALPTVLFALLADHERAVEAGKVAVGDVAAWGEIVDMLAGVLTAPVVERAPIR; translated from the coding sequence GTGGCAGTGACGAGCGCGCGCGAGCGCATCATCCTGGCGGCGGAACAGCTGATCGCCGAGCGCGGTCCGGCAGTGCCGCTGCGAGATATCGCCGCGTCCGCCGAACAGCGCAACAACTCGGCGGTCCAATACCACTTCGGTTCCCGCGACGGCCTGATCGAGGCCGTGGTCGAACACCGGCTCGTCACCCTGGAGATCCGGCGGCTGGAACTGCTCGCCGAGCAGGCCGGGACCGGCGAGACGAACGTCCACGACCTGCTCGAAGCCCTCGTCATCCCCATGCTCGAGCTGGGTGAACGGCATGGAATCCACCATTACGCGCGATTCCTCGAACAGATCCACACCCATCCGGCCGTCACCGATGCCGCGAATCTGGCCTCCGCGCAGCGCACCTCGGTGCGCGTGATCATGCAACAACTCGACCGGGAACTCGCCGACCTGCCGAAACGCTTGCGGCTGCGGCGGTTGCGCGCCTTGCCGACGGTGTTGTTCGCGCTGCTGGCCGATCACGAACGGGCGGTCGAAGCGGGCAAGGTCGCCGTGGGCGACGTGGCCGCCTGGGGTGAGATCGTCGACATGCTCGCGGGCGTGCTCACCGCCCCGGTCGTGGAACGTGCGCCGATCCGCTGA
- a CDS encoding MDR family MFS transporter, with protein MATSEVSASTGEGGFTHRQILVILSGLLLGILLAALDQTIVSTAIRTIADDLNGYSLQAWATTAYLITATLATPLYGKLSDMYGRKPFYLASITIFVTGSLLCTFAQSMYELAVFRALQGLGAGGLMSLALTIVGDIVSPRERSRYQGYFLAVFGTSSVIGPVLGGLFAGQHSILGIAGWRWVFLVNVPIGLFTLVVVTRVLRLPPREKSRDRVDYWGALALIVAMSPLLIVAQQGREWGWSSGRALACYLVGALGIAAFVLIERALGDAALIPLRIFANRTFALGVVISFVVGAGMFGGILLLPQYLQADRGASPMLGGLQMIPMVLGMMIGSVLSGQLISRTGHYRIYTLLGAAMITLGLFLLHYLKADTAFWIVVLFMLCVGFGLGNLMQPLIVALQNALPPKDMGVSTASATFFRQIGGTLGAAVFLSILFDRLGPNIRAQLEAAGADPNFQKAVVDAAHDGNPADMALAQGFLHHDTSAAQSVLKDSSIIQKLNPVLAHPFKVGFAESLSTVFLTTSAVAFVALVLVVFWKEVPLRTTAGLDTVPE; from the coding sequence ATGGCGACATCCGAAGTGAGCGCGTCGACCGGCGAGGGCGGCTTCACGCATCGGCAGATCCTGGTGATCCTGTCCGGGCTGCTGCTGGGCATTCTGCTCGCGGCGCTCGATCAGACCATCGTGTCCACCGCGATCCGCACCATCGCCGATGACCTGAACGGGTATTCGCTGCAAGCCTGGGCGACCACCGCGTACCTGATCACCGCGACCCTCGCCACGCCGCTCTACGGCAAGCTCTCGGACATGTACGGGCGCAAGCCCTTCTACCTGGCCTCCATCACCATCTTCGTGACCGGCTCGCTGCTGTGCACGTTCGCGCAGTCCATGTACGAGCTGGCGGTGTTCCGGGCGCTGCAGGGGCTGGGCGCGGGCGGGCTCATGTCGCTGGCGCTGACCATCGTCGGCGATATCGTGAGCCCGCGCGAAAGGTCCAGGTACCAAGGGTATTTCCTGGCCGTGTTCGGCACCTCCAGCGTGATCGGGCCGGTGCTGGGCGGGCTGTTCGCGGGGCAGCACAGCATTCTGGGGATCGCGGGCTGGCGGTGGGTGTTCCTGGTGAACGTGCCTATCGGACTGTTCACGCTGGTCGTGGTGACCCGGGTGCTGCGGCTGCCGCCGCGGGAGAAATCCCGTGACCGCGTGGACTATTGGGGCGCGCTGGCGCTGATCGTCGCCATGAGCCCGTTGTTGATCGTGGCCCAGCAGGGCCGCGAATGGGGGTGGAGCAGTGGGCGCGCCCTGGCCTGCTACCTGGTCGGCGCGCTCGGCATCGCCGCCTTCGTGTTGATCGAGCGCGCGCTGGGGGACGCGGCGCTGATCCCGTTGCGCATCTTCGCCAATCGCACCTTCGCCCTGGGCGTGGTCATCTCGTTCGTGGTCGGTGCGGGCATGTTCGGCGGAATCCTGCTGCTGCCCCAGTATTTGCAGGCCGACCGGGGCGCGAGCCCGATGCTGGGCGGATTGCAGATGATCCCCATGGTGCTGGGGATGATGATCGGTTCGGTGCTGTCGGGCCAATTGATCTCGCGCACCGGGCATTACCGGATCTACACGCTGCTCGGCGCGGCCATGATCACCCTCGGACTATTCCTGCTGCACTATTTGAAAGCCGACACCGCGTTCTGGATCGTGGTGCTGTTCATGCTGTGCGTGGGATTCGGGCTCGGCAATCTCATGCAGCCGCTCATCGTGGCCTTGCAGAATGCGTTGCCGCCCAAGGACATGGGCGTCTCCACCGCGTCGGCCACCTTCTTCCGGCAGATCGGCGGCACGCTGGGCGCCGCGGTATTCCTGTCCATCCTGTTCGACCGGCTGGGGCCCAATATTCGCGCTCAGCTGGAGGCGGCCGGCGCCGACCCGAATTTCCAGAAGGCCGTGGTCGACGCCGCGCACGACGGAAATCCGGCGGATATGGCACTGGCACAGGGATTTTTGCACCACGACACTTCGGCAGCGCAGAGCGTGTTGAAGGACAGTTCGATCATTCAGAAGCTGAATCCGGTCCTGGCGCACCCGTTCAAGGTCGGGTTCGCGGAATCGCTGTCCACGGTGTTCCTGACGACCTCCGCGGTCGCCTTCGTGGCGCTGGTGCTGGTGGTGTTCTGGAAGGAAGTCCCACTGCGCACCACCGCGGGACTCGATACCGTCCCCGAGTAA
- a CDS encoding 2-oxo-4-hydroxy-4-carboxy-5-ureidoimidazoline decarboxylase: protein MHFGIGLDRFNILPRRRAIHALYECCCNVTWAQKIADGRPYPGHAALQTAAAAELRAMSAVDLERVFDSCAHQPVSERTVDELAPIVYDRLTTMLGPEEGYPDY from the coding sequence ATGCACTTCGGAATCGGCCTCGACCGCTTCAACATCCTCCCCCGCCGTCGCGCGATTCATGCCCTGTACGAATGCTGCTGCAATGTCACCTGGGCGCAGAAGATCGCCGACGGCCGCCCCTACCCGGGCCACGCCGCCCTGCAGACCGCGGCCGCGGCGGAACTGCGCGCCATGTCCGCCGTCGATCTGGAACGGGTCTTCGATTCCTGTGCACACCAGCCGGTTTCGGAGCGCACCGTCGACGAACTGGCCCCGATCGTGTACGACCGCCTCACCACCATGCTGGGCCCCGAGGAGGGCTACCCCGACTACTGA
- a CDS encoding SDR family oxidoreductase, with translation MILDTFRLDGRVAVVTGAGRGIGAATALALAEAGADVAISARTPAQLDEVAGKIHALGRRCVTVPADLSDLSAITALAETTATELGRLDIVVNNVGGTMPNTFLTTSPDFLEEAFRFNVSTAHALTQAAVPHMLKNDGGSVVNISSRMGISAGRGFLAYGTAKAALAHWTKMAASDLSPRIRVNAIAVGSVLTSALEVVAQQPEIKKQMEDATPLHRLGEPWEIAAAIVYLSSRAGGYITGKVLEVDGGIDRPNLDLPIPDL, from the coding sequence ATGATCCTGGACACTTTCCGACTGGACGGCCGCGTCGCCGTCGTGACCGGCGCGGGCCGCGGCATCGGCGCCGCCACCGCGCTCGCCCTCGCCGAAGCCGGTGCGGACGTCGCCATCTCGGCCCGCACCCCCGCCCAGCTCGACGAGGTCGCGGGCAAGATCCACGCCCTGGGACGCCGCTGCGTCACCGTCCCCGCCGACCTGTCCGACCTCTCGGCCATCACCGCCCTCGCCGAGACCACCGCCACCGAACTGGGCCGCCTCGACATCGTGGTCAACAATGTCGGCGGCACCATGCCCAACACCTTCCTCACCACCTCCCCCGACTTCCTCGAAGAGGCCTTCCGCTTCAACGTGTCCACCGCGCACGCCCTCACCCAGGCCGCGGTACCGCACATGCTGAAGAACGACGGCGGCTCGGTCGTCAACATCTCCTCGCGCATGGGCATCAGCGCGGGCCGCGGCTTCCTGGCCTACGGCACCGCCAAGGCCGCCCTCGCGCATTGGACCAAGATGGCCGCCTCCGACCTGTCCCCGCGCATCCGGGTGAACGCGATCGCGGTCGGCTCGGTATTGACCTCCGCGCTGGAAGTCGTTGCGCAGCAACCGGAGATCAAGAAGCAGATGGAGGACGCCACCCCGCTGCACCGCCTCGGCGAGCCGTGGGAGATCGCCGCCGCCATCGTCTACCTGAGCTCCCGCGCGGGCGGCTACATCACCGGCAAGGTGCTCGAGGTGGACGGCGGCATCGACCGCCCCAACCTCGACCTCCCCATCCCCGACCTGTAA
- a CDS encoding AAA family ATPase: MNQSSRQAVQSLRAAAPLPMTAVLDQLAERAQSGVTVVCGFPASGKSTAARHLAVITDAVIIDKDTFAPDLEESVMTELTGNPHDRDSAAYMRVVNPHIYSAFMHQAFAVANRVPVIVDAPFIGYIQAAADQGISLSEYLRARAAIPVPHLRTIWISARPNQIRDRMSDRGAERDAGKLADWPTYRANVLESGIHDAARTVVDYVVQNY, from the coding sequence TGCCTATGACCGCAGTACTTGATCAGCTGGCCGAACGCGCTCAATCAGGAGTGACGGTCGTTTGCGGCTTTCCGGCCTCCGGCAAGTCCACGGCTGCACGACATCTCGCGGTCATCACCGACGCAGTCATCATCGACAAGGACACATTCGCGCCGGACCTCGAAGAATCGGTGATGACAGAGCTCACCGGCAATCCGCATGACAGGGACAGCGCCGCCTACATGCGGGTCGTCAACCCGCACATCTATTCAGCCTTCATGCACCAGGCGTTCGCCGTCGCCAACCGCGTTCCGGTGATCGTGGACGCTCCGTTCATCGGATACATTCAGGCAGCAGCAGATCAGGGCATCTCGCTCTCGGAATACCTCAGAGCAAGAGCTGCCATACCCGTTCCACACCTCCGAACGATCTGGATCTCCGCTCGTCCCAACCAAATCCGCGACCGCATGAGCGACCGCGGTGCCGAGCGAGATGCAGGCAAGCTTGCCGATTGGCCGACCTACCGGGCGAACGTACTTGAGTCGGGTATTCACGATGCGGCCCGGACGGTGGTCGACTACGTCGTCCAGAACTACTGA
- a CDS encoding heme oxygenase (biliverdin-producing), translating into MLDTDTSAPFSTLIRTATEQQHNEAEHSTFMRDMLTGQLGVDAFLRYTGQLWFVYEALEKHSTALASDSVAGPFVKPELARLAALETDLAHLGGANWRDELQPLPSTAAYAARIEECAQEWPAGYVVHHYTRYLGDLSGGQVIRGTAEKLWDLPKKGDGVRFYVFDEITNPAAFKREYREALDQLPLEGPEVDRVLDEARLAFTMNTDLFRELGAEYSPASPGI; encoded by the coding sequence ATGTTGGACACGGACACCAGCGCCCCGTTCTCGACGCTCATTCGCACCGCGACCGAGCAGCAGCACAACGAGGCGGAGCACTCCACGTTCATGCGTGACATGCTGACCGGTCAGCTCGGCGTCGACGCCTTCCTGCGCTACACCGGGCAGCTCTGGTTCGTTTACGAGGCCCTCGAAAAGCATTCCACCGCACTGGCTTCCGACTCGGTCGCGGGTCCGTTCGTGAAGCCGGAACTGGCGCGCCTGGCCGCGCTCGAGACCGATCTGGCGCACCTCGGCGGCGCGAACTGGCGCGACGAGCTGCAGCCGCTGCCCTCGACCGCCGCCTACGCCGCCCGCATCGAAGAGTGCGCGCAGGAGTGGCCGGCCGGATACGTCGTCCACCACTACACCCGCTACCTGGGTGACCTCTCCGGCGGCCAGGTCATTCGCGGCACCGCCGAGAAGCTGTGGGATCTGCCCAAGAAGGGCGACGGCGTGCGCTTCTACGTCTTCGACGAGATCACCAATCCCGCCGCGTTCAAGCGCGAGTACCGCGAGGCCCTGGACCAGCTTCCCCTCGAAGGTCCCGAGGTCGATCGGGTGCTCGACGAAGCGCGGTTGGCGTTCACGATGAACACCGATCTGTTCCGTGAACTGGGTGCGGAGTACTCCCCCGCCTCCCCGGGTATTTAG
- a CDS encoding diacylglycerol kinase: MKYRVVQWSTGNVGRRALRNIIARPELDLVGVWVSSAEKAGKDAGELAGLDRETGVLATQDAQALLALKPDCIVHTAMADDRLMEAVEDLKTFLRAGINVVSSSPVFLQFPYGTLPDEAIAPIVEAAEEGGASLWVNGIDPGWANDWLPLLLSSGSERIDRVICSEIMDYSTYDNPKVVFDIMGFGSKLEDLPMLLQPGILTLAWGSVIRQLAAALDIELDSVTQHFERLAATDPIRIGSHTIEAGTAAALRFQVHGIRDGREILTLEHVTRLHPDLAPDWPQPAGSGCYRVEIQGEPDYLLDLQLYSNGDHAEAGVVGTAARLVSTIPAVVQARPGLLTAMDLPLTTGRGLVS; the protein is encoded by the coding sequence ATGAAGTACCGCGTAGTCCAGTGGAGCACAGGCAATGTCGGCCGCCGCGCCCTGCGCAATATCATCGCCCGCCCCGAACTCGACCTGGTCGGGGTCTGGGTCTCCAGCGCCGAGAAGGCCGGCAAGGACGCCGGTGAACTCGCCGGACTCGACCGCGAGACCGGAGTCCTGGCCACCCAGGACGCGCAGGCCCTGCTGGCCCTGAAGCCCGACTGCATCGTCCACACCGCTATGGCCGACGACCGCCTGATGGAGGCCGTCGAGGATCTGAAGACCTTCCTCCGCGCCGGCATCAACGTCGTCTCCAGCAGCCCCGTCTTCCTGCAATTCCCCTACGGCACCCTCCCCGACGAGGCCATCGCCCCCATCGTCGAGGCCGCCGAGGAAGGCGGCGCCTCCCTCTGGGTCAACGGCATCGACCCCGGCTGGGCCAACGACTGGCTGCCGCTGCTGCTGTCCAGCGGCTCCGAACGCATCGACCGGGTCATCTGCTCGGAGATCATGGACTACTCGACCTACGACAACCCGAAGGTCGTCTTCGACATCATGGGCTTCGGCAGCAAGCTCGAAGACCTCCCCATGCTGCTGCAGCCCGGCATCCTCACCCTCGCCTGGGGCAGCGTCATCCGCCAGCTCGCCGCCGCCCTCGACATCGAACTCGACTCCGTCACACAGCATTTCGAACGCCTCGCGGCGACCGATCCCATCCGGATCGGCTCCCACACCATCGAGGCCGGCACCGCCGCCGCCCTGCGCTTCCAGGTCCACGGCATCCGCGACGGCCGCGAAATCCTCACCCTCGAACACGTCACCCGCCTGCACCCCGACCTGGCCCCCGACTGGCCCCAGCCCGCCGGATCGGGCTGCTACCGAGTGGAAATCCAGGGCGAACCCGACTACCTCCTCGACCTCCAGCTCTACAGCAACGGCGACCACGCCGAAGCCGGAGTGGTCGGCACCGCAGCCCGCCTGGTCAGCACCATCCCCGCCGTAGTCCAAGCCCGCCCGGGCCTGCTCACGGCGATGGACCTCCCCCTGACCACCGGCCGCGGCCTGGTCTCCTGA